One Diabrotica virgifera virgifera chromosome 3, PGI_DIABVI_V3a genomic window carries:
- the LOC126881688 gene encoding LOW QUALITY PROTEIN: 60S ribosomal protein L13-like (The sequence of the model RefSeq protein was modified relative to this genomic sequence to represent the inferred CDS: substituted 1 base at 1 genomic stop codon), with product MAPKRNNMIPNGHFHKDWQRFVKTWFNQPARKIRRRNNRIKKARAIAPRPAAGPLRPVVRCPSIRYHTKVRAGRGFTLQELKAAGLNPRFARTVGIAVDHRRRNKSVESIQLNAQRLKEYKSKLILFPIHEKKKIRAGEATXEERRIASQLQGEVLPIKQSSLRTKARVPTEEEKKFEAYVTLRKARADARLVGIRAKRIKDAAENPEDVTKAAAGKEKKSKK from the coding sequence ATGGCTCCCAAACGTAATAATATGATTCCAAATGGCCATTTCCACAAGGATTGGCAACGATTCGTCAAGACTTGGTTTAACCAGCCTGCCCGTAAAATTCGCAGAAGGAATAATCGTATTAAGAAGGCTCGTGCTATTGCCCCTAGGCCTGCTGCTGGACCTTTAAGGCCTGTCGTAAGGTGTCCATCAATCAGGTACCATACTAAAGTACGCGCTGGACGTGGATTTACCCTCCAGGAATTAAAAGCTGCAGGTCTTAACCCCAGATTTGCAAGGACTGTTGGTATTGCTGTAGATCACAGACGAAGAAACAAATCAGTAGAATCAATCCAACTGAACGCTCAACGTCTTAAAGAATACAAATCCAAATTAATCCTCTTCCCCATccacgaaaagaagaagattagaGCTGGTGAAGCCACTTAAGAAGAACGTAGAATAGCTTCACAATTACAGGGAGAAGTTCTCCCCATCAAACAGTCAAGTCTCAGAACAAAGGCTAGAGTTCCAACTGAGGAGGAAAAGAAATTTGAAGCATATGTAACATTGAGGAAGGCCCGTGCCGATGCAAGACTTGTAGGTATCCGTGCTAAGAGAATTAAGGATGCTGCAGAAAACCCAGAGGATGTGACAAAAGCTGCTGCAGGCAAAGAAAAGAAATCCAAAAAGTAA